The DNA region GCCACCCCGCGGATCTCCGTCGAGCCGGGCCGCGCCATCGTCGGCCCGACCGCCTTCACGCTGTACGAGGTCGGCACCATCAAGCCCCTGGAGGGGCTGCGTACGTACGTCAGCGTCGACGGCGGCATGTCGGACAACATCCGCACCGCGCTGTACGACGCCGAGTACAGCGTCGCGCTCGCCTCGCGCACCTCCGACGCCGAGCCGATGCTCGTCCGCGTCGTCGGCAAGCACTGCGAGAGCGGCGACATCGTGGTCAAGGACGCGTTCCTGCCGTCCGACCTCGCCCCCGGCGACCTGATCGCCGTGCCCGCCACCGGTGCGTACTGCCGTTCCATGGCGAGCAACTACAACCACGCCCTGCGTCCGCCGGTCGTCGCCGTGCGCGATGGAGAGGCGCGTGTCATCGTCAGGCGCGAGACGGAGGAAGATCTCCTGCGTCTCGATGTCGGCTGATGAAATAGATGTCTCAGGATCCGGACGAGTGGCAGAAACTCCCGTCCGGTGAGTGAGACTGGTCCACACATCAGATGTAAAGGAAACGAGGTCGGATGATGCGTACGCGTCCGCTGAAGGTGGCGCTGCTGGGCTGTGGAGTGGTCGGCTCAGAGGTGGCGCGCATCATGACGACGCACGCCGACGACCTCGCCGCGCGCATCGGCGCGCCGGTCGAGCTCGCCGGTGTCGCCGTGCGCCGGCCCTCCAAGGTGCGCGAGGGAATCGACCCCGCGCTGATCACCACCGATGCGACAGCCCTGGTCAAACGGGGCGACATCGACGTCGTCGTCGAGGTCATCGGGGGCATCGAGCCCGCCCGCACGCTCATCACCACCGCCTTCGAACACGGCGCGAGCGTCGTCTCCGCCAACAAGGCGCTGCTGGCCGAGGACGGCGCCGCGCTGCACGCCGCCGCCGAGCAGCACGGCCGGGACCTCTACTACGAGGCCGCCGTGGCCGGTGCCATCCCGCTCGTACGGCCGCTGCGCGAGTCCCTCGCGGGTGACAAGGTCAACCGGGTCCTCGGCATCGTGAACGGCACGACCAACTTCATCCTCGACAAGATGGACACGAGCGGAGCCGGGTACTCCGAGGCGCTCGACGAGGCCACCGCCCTCGGATACGCCGAGGCCGACCCGACCGCCGACGTGGAGGGCTTCGACGCCGCCGCCAAGGCCGCCATCCTGGCCGGCATCGCCTTCCACACCCGGGTGAAGATCGGCGATGTGCACCGCGAGGGCATCACCGAGGTCACCGCCGCCGACATCGCGTCCGCCCGCCGCATGGGCTGCACCGTCAAGCTCCTCGCCATCTGCGAGCGCGCCGCCGACGGGCAGTCGGTCACCGCCCGGGTGCACCCGGCGATGATCCCGCTGAGCCACCCGCTCGCCTCCGTCCGCGAGGCGTACAACGCGGTCTTCGTCGAGGCGGAGGCGGCCGGACAGCTCATGTTCTACGGCCCCGGCGCCGGTGGCTCGCCGACCGCGTCCGCGGTCCTCGGCGACCTGGTCGCGGTCTGCCGCAACAAACTCAACGAGGCCACCGGCCCCGGTGAGTCCGCGTACACGCGCCTGCCGGTCAGCCCCATGGGCGACGTCGTCACGCGGTACCACATCAGTCTCGACGTGGCCGACAAGCCTGGCGTACTCGCCCAGGTCGCGACGGTCTTCGCCGAACAGGGCGTATCGATCGATACCGTCCGCCAGCAGGGAAGAAATCCGGGCAGCGGCGACGAAGTCGCCATCGAGCAGAGTGGCGGCGGGCGACGGGTGGGCGGCGAGGCATCTCTCGTCGTCGTCACCCACCGCGCGTCCGACGCCGCCCTCTCGGCGACCGTCGAGGCGCTGCGCAAGCTCGACACCGTGCGCGGTGTCGCCAGCATCATGCGTGTTGAAGGGGAGTAAGGACCCATGACCAGCAAGGGCACCCACCAGTGGCGCGGCATCATCGAGGAGTACCGGGACCGCCTTCCGGTCACGAGCACGACGCCGGTCGTCACGCTTCGTGAGGGCGGTACGCCGCTCGTACCCGCCCAGGTCCTCTCTGAGCGCACGGGCTGCGAGGTCCACCTCAAGGTCGAGGGCGCCAACCCCACCGGGTCCTTCAAGGACCGCGGCATGACGATGGCCATCACCCGGGCCAAGGAGGAGGGTGCGAAGGCCGTCATCTGCGCCTCCACCGGCAACACCTCCGCCTCCGCCGCCGCGTACGCGGTGCGCGCCGGCATGGTCTGCGCCGTCCTCGTGCCGCAGGGCAAGATCGCGCTCGGCAAGATGGGCCAGGCGCTGGTGCACGGCGCCAGGATCCTCCAGGTCGACGGCAACTTCGACGACTGCCTGACGCTGGCCCGCTCGCTCTCGGACAACTACCCGGTGGCACTGGTCAATTCGGTCAACCCGGTCCGTATC from Streptomyces sp. NBC_01591 includes:
- a CDS encoding homoserine dehydrogenase, which gives rise to MMRTRPLKVALLGCGVVGSEVARIMTTHADDLAARIGAPVELAGVAVRRPSKVREGIDPALITTDATALVKRGDIDVVVEVIGGIEPARTLITTAFEHGASVVSANKALLAEDGAALHAAAEQHGRDLYYEAAVAGAIPLVRPLRESLAGDKVNRVLGIVNGTTNFILDKMDTSGAGYSEALDEATALGYAEADPTADVEGFDAAAKAAILAGIAFHTRVKIGDVHREGITEVTAADIASARRMGCTVKLLAICERAADGQSVTARVHPAMIPLSHPLASVREAYNAVFVEAEAAGQLMFYGPGAGGSPTASAVLGDLVAVCRNKLNEATGPGESAYTRLPVSPMGDVVTRYHISLDVADKPGVLAQVATVFAEQGVSIDTVRQQGRNPGSGDEVAIEQSGGGRRVGGEASLVVVTHRASDAALSATVEALRKLDTVRGVASIMRVEGE